A genomic window from Megalobrama amblycephala isolate DHTTF-2021 linkage group LG2, ASM1881202v1, whole genome shotgun sequence includes:
- the LOC125262856 gene encoding uncharacterized protein LOC125262856, whose product MHFSCGNNTKIIRHLFCLLVWCQAVETELTNLGENVTINCDLDEKEIYWMVLKPPNRPVMILRIFSTSPTPFYYDVEFRTKYSVQPKHCLFIKNVTLDELGIYYCMTTEAPPKFSNGTRLHIIEQTPLTKCRNNTFEQNHTAVNYTKQIQRPWNIIILISGLLHGVLVIVVIGSVCCYSGKNVKHQEVDLQQTHFIPLEQLQESETMYTEVVFTSMCEEFEQNR is encoded by the exons ATGCATTTTAGTTGTGGAAACAACACAAAGATCATACGACATCTATTCT GTCTACTAGTATGGTGTCAAGCTGTAGAAACAGAACTTACAAATTTGGGAGAAAATGTAACCATAAACTGTGATCTTGATGAAAAAGAGATTTATTGGATGGTACTGAAGCCACCAAATCGTCCAGTTATGATATTGCGGATATTTTCAACTTCACCAACTCCTTTTTACTATGATGTAGAATTCAGAACCAAATATTCAGTGCAACCAAAACATTGtctattcattaaaaatgtcacTCTTGATGAGTTAGGCATTTATTACTGCATGACCACTGAGGCACCTCCAAAATTCAGCAACGGAACAAGACTTCACATCATTG AACAAACTCCATTAACTAAGTGCCGGAACAACACTTTTGAGCAGAATCATACCGCAGTGAATTATACTAAGCAGATTCAGAGACCATGGAACATTATTATCCTCATATCTGGTCTGTTGCATGGTGTTCTGGTCATTGTTGTCATTG GTAGTGTATGTTGCTATTctggaaaaaatgtaaaacatcaaGAGGTAGATTTACAACAGACTCATTTTATTCctttggaacaacttcaagagTCAGAGACAAtg TATACTGAGGTAGTCTTTACTTCGATGTGTGAAGAGTTTGAACAGAACCGGTGA